The window taaaattcactgtgtTAAATGTCTATTACATCACTAAACATActtgataaaacagaaaataatagcaTTTTTATCTTAAGGAGAGGAAACCTTAGAACAGAAGATTAGCAATATTTCAGATATTAGTGAGCTATTAGAATGTGTTCTTAAAAATCAAGATGAATTCGTAGAAACAATGATTACTGAAAAGTTGGAAAAAGACTTTTAagacattaaaaaagaaaatgacgGACATCACGAAAGTCGTTATTATGCAATAAAATGTGATTTCTCATCTATTTGGGGAAAATTCGGAACAAGAAAAATATAGACATTATAAAAGAAGAGAAGAGAATGCCTACTTTTGCAGAAGTTACAAAGATGAAAGTAAAACTGCAGAGTGAAGGGAAAATGATAAGAACAAGAAGcagagaaagaaacaaaagtagCAAACGAAGTGTACTCACCATCATACCCAAAAAAAGAATGACATCTATGGAAACTAAAAGAAAAGTACAAAGTTTGGTTGAACCCAAAGAATTGAAAATAGGGGTAAATACAGTAAGAACTATAGCTAAAGATGGCATCTTGGTGGAAGTAGAAAAGAAAGAAGATTCATTCACTTAAAGATGCACTATTAAAAGTAAAAGACTTGGAAGAAAACTTTGATGTAAATATACCTAAAAAGAGACatccataaattattatttataatgtaggTGACGATATGAGGGATCAAGAATTTGGTATTAAGgaacaaaattcagaaatatttgaagaaaatgatgaaattattgttaataagaaatttaaaacattcagaGGTTTCAATTATATTGTTACAATTGAACCGCATAAATATCAAAAATtgttagaagttaataaaattaaattgggGGAAGATATGGATTCAAAGAATACGTAAGACCCACAATTTGTTATAATCATGGAAAATTTGGGCATTTTgctaaatattgtaaatatattacttCCTTTTTAAAATGTGGACATCAATACAAAGATTgtgaaaaatcaatattttgtacaaattgttataatcataataaaaatttgtATGCAGTTTGATGTGAATCATTCTTGTGAGAATCTTGAATGCAGGATTTATCTTAAAGAAATGGATCGATTAATTTCACATACTGATTATGGCTAGTGTTAtaaattcttttctttttgtgaCTCATATTAATTTGGCAGTGGCCCGAGCAATCAATCTGCAGTTAAACCATGATATCctacaaagaaatatggatattATTTCCATAAATGAACCGTATTATTTTGAGGAAAATATAACTCATTTCTCTGAAAGtatgaaaattgttttttgttgtgatGTCCCTAAGGCAGGGgttatcattaataataaaaacattatgttttatgttGTACAAAGAATTTAGTTGGTGTTAGAATTACTTATGAAAATTTTGTTATGATTGTGATTAGTATTTACTGCTCCCCATCTGGAGTCATTGATGATGACCttaatatgttacaaaattttatcaggaagtataataatgaaattattttaattttaagtgatTTTAATGCTAAGTCAAAAACTTGGCCCCAGAGGCCACTTAATGATAGGGGGTTTTCAGTTACTAACTTAATggatttaaatgaaattatattacttaataatttgGACTCCATACCAACTTTCTCCTCAATTAGAGGGGAAGGTTGGATTGACTTTGcaatgataaagtataataacgaatttgatattcattttgaaGTTTTAGATCAAATTACTAATAATGATCACAATATGATAgaattgaaattttcaaattttaatatagaaataaataataatgaatttataaatataaatagactCAATTAGTTggatttgaaagtaaaaataagagaATATATAAATGAGAATAAAGATGAGATACTCCACAAagataatattgaaaattatttaataaaaattacaaataaagttaaagaaatttgtttaaacaatttaaggaataagaataatataaagaattTTGGATATAAACAAGCATATTGGTGGAACACCAAGCTAAAGATCTTCAGGAGTAAAGTGAGAGCTTTAAGGAGAAGATTTCAAAGACTAAAGATGTTAATTTAAGACAGTATTATGAATTGGAATACAAAAAACAGCaagcaaaatataaaagattaattatttttactaagaaAGAAgctttaagaaattatattacaagtattactggtaataatatttttggtataCCGTATAAAACTATcataaaaagaagaaatactTACAAGTTAATGAAATAAGAGATAAAGATGAGAATATCACCAAAAATAGAAATGAAGCTATAAATGAAATTCTTAATTATCACTTTCCATGGGTGAATTATGATTAAGTGGTCTCTAGAATAGGTTTTTGTGatgaaatacagaataataatgatattgatgtgaatataaatgaagataatattacagagtatgaaattaataaagtcaTGAGGGAGATGGAGGATAATAAAGCTCCTggatatgataatttaaaattgcgtataataaaagaaatatattttgctaataaaaattggtttatcaaaatatctaatttttgttataattatggTATTTTTCCGTTAGTTTGGAAAAAGGCTAAGGTGACTCTCATCCATAAAAAAGGAAAAGATAAAATGATTCCGAGTAGTTATAGACCAATATGTCTTTTGCCCATTTGgggtaaaatattcaataaaatattgaaatatagatCGACTTATTTTatagagaaatataaattaattgataATGTACAATATGGTTTTAGGAGTAAGAGATCCAGTTTACATGCATTGCAGAAACTTGAAGATTAtgtttatgaaagtataaacaataagtgcattacattattaatttccttggattttaaaaatgcttttaactCAGTGGATAAcatgattttaataaaacatttgaatattctaaaaatatCCTTGAAGTTGAAAAAAGTGATTATTGATTTCATTCAAAATAGAGAAATTTTTATAGAAAGTATaactaagaaatataataaaatgattcCACAAGGATCTAGTTTGGATCCTATACTGTGGAATCTATATATTGATGGGATGTTAAAATTAAAGAGTACAAATAATGCAAATATACAAGCATTTGCTGATAACACCATTATATTAATGATAGCAAAAGCTTGATACTAATTTACATCTTTGCCTGAAGATATACTAAATAAGgttaaaaactgaattttagaaaataaattacaacttaatatagataaatcaaattttattttaatttataaaggtaaaaatatcaCTCATATACCTACaattactattagtaataaaagaattaaatttaCTAAACAGTTGAAATACCTAGGTATTATAATTGGCATGAAATTAAACTGCTTATTGcatctaaattttgttaaaagtaaaatagttaatGTCATTCAAAAATTAAAGAAGATTTCAAGAGCCACTTGGGGTTTGAAACCAAaagtaatgaaagatatttacatattaagTATCGAGAAAAAGATAACATATGGATATGAAATTTGGTTTGAAAATACAGaaagaattaaaagtaaaatcttaCAAATTCAAAGAATAGCAATATTACCCATCGCAAAAACTTGTAAAACTGTAGCTAGTTTAACACTCAATACATTAACGGGTATTCCCCCATTAGATATAAAACTAGAAGTTGGTGTTATactatataaattgttttttcttaatcaaaatattagaaTAGAAGAAGAAGTAATTGAAGTAGAAAATACTGAAGTTCTGACGGAGCTAAATTTCACTCCTTGGATCAACCGCAGTTTTAACTGTTATTATGATgaagatttaaaacaatttagtaataaattttatacagacggttcaaaaattaataataaagtttgatgtgcttatatatatgtttatgatgATGAAATTAAAAAGGAAAGTCTGTTTAGATTAAATGATAATACAACAGTATTTATGGTTGAATTGTTTGCAATATTTAAGACTATTGATTTCATGGTTAATGATAACATTTATCAAGCAGCGATATATTCTGATTCAAGGTCATCATTAATGGcacttaaataaagtaaaaataataattatttagttaatagAATTAAAGaacacattatttataacaaacttagTATTACCTTTATTTGGGTCAAAGCCCACAGTGGGATCAATTATAATGAAATTGTAGATCTTAAAGCTAAGGAAGCCACACAGAGAATGGAAATTTATGCTAAATTTGGatatagtaaaacaaattaaaacaaaattaaataaagaattagtAAGTAACTGGCAACAGAGATGCTTCTGTTGGTAGATTCACCGATAAgtattttaatacagtaaatTTTTAATAGATGTAAAGGAGATctttatataaatcaaattttaacaaaTCATGGGGGTTTTCCAGAATATCAATCAAGAATTTATGGAAAAATCTAATTTATGTCCCTGTGGAAACATAGGAATGCAAgatcacataattttatattgtaaaaattatgaatatataagaaatattttcctaaaaattatttaaattaggaatttaagaatttattattaaatgtggGAGCAGTAAAtggtattaaatgtattattactaatatattggAAAAATTATGTTGTAattagtttgatttatttattttgtgtttgttattaagtatgtAACAATCTTGTGAGTTGTagaaaaaaattagtattattattgttataattattgtaaaaggaAAATGTTGAAATTTCTGTGATTTATTCGTTTTGTATTTGTTACCAAGTATGTAACAATTTTGtaagttgtaaaataaatttactattattattgttataattatcgtaaaaggaaaatgttgaaatttgatTTATTCGTTTTGTATTTGTTACTAAGTATGTAACAATCTTGTAAGTTGtaaaaaattagtattattattattgttataattattgtaaaaagaaaatgttgaaatttgatttgttttgcaTTTGTTACTAAGTATGTAACAATCTTGTAAGGtgtaaaaaaatagtattattattataattattgtaaaaagaaaatgttgaaatttgatttgttttgtatttgttactaAGCATGTAACAATCTTgtaagttgtaaaatattattattattgttataattattgtgaaaataaaatgctgaaatttttgtgacatttattGACTTTTGTTTGTTGCCAAGCTGGTAACTTATAATACattgtaaattttgtaaaaaaataaaagagagagagaaatacaAGAGGGTATGTTTTGGTTATTtcacttgcagtgttcaaaaatctGTTGAGACTGATACATATTCAcacaagtttatatttgtttctatctACTGCAGTAGAGGTTTACAAATCAGTTACCTAATAATAGGCACTTCTTTACAAGTCTacagtatttttaaaagttacgCAACCACTAGtatgtgaacactatacaaattgCACACAGCAATAACATgtagaagttttttttaatttatagcaTCTGAAGTACATGTACAGTTACAAGTTTCCCATCAttctaaatataacattttgtaaataaacaattatttattccTTAATCTCAATCACCaatgttgtatttgtttttatttttagagtGTATGAATGAGTTTTACTCAACTCAAAGcatattttttagatttttttactCACAAAGTTTTTCTACGTTTATTCAGCTTCTTAAATTAACAAGTGCAATGATTACTGGTCTACTTTAAACCTTTAAATGTTATGATTATTGCAAATTTATGCTCTAACtgcaatgaattaaaaaaaagcatttactATTTCTGTTATCAAGCAAAAGTTATCAAGAGGTAACAAATAATACGTTATAATATGAGATGTTAAAAATCAAAGACTAAGTTGATacttaatgttttcataaaaatgtaattcCAATAGTATaccaaaaacaaagtttaaaacagtGGACTGTTACAAAGTGTGGAAAACAGATCACTGACTGTGGCTATTCACCATTGCACTTTGCTTGCTGATGTATTTTGTTATCACATTAGTAGCATCTAATTGGCCGAGTTACTatgttgtgtgtgttgtttttttacaaacctcataatcacatatattattattacatacaaaacaaatacacagttatatacaatTCAATGCACCTGTAATTGCTTGTACTACCTGTAATTGCTCATATCAAAGGACAcacaataacataacattgtgaaCAAGGATGAGCAAGTTTAGTATAAAATTGAATTGACATCATTATGAATAACATACTTGGAACAATCAAAACTTTTCTTTCTCAACTCACCcttataaaatgacaacagatttaaatggatatttttggctaaacaaattttcctaacaGTCATAATTCAGTATTTAGCTAATGTAATCAAAAACATACACTGCAAGCTGTCATCTTTCCTTAATCCTTTTAAGAAACCCTGTACAAGAATTTACAGTTTCTGATTCATTGGTACAGGTTTTTAAGTGATAAAGAAAATAGTGTCAAAACCTAATGTCCATAATGGTTGAACCACTggacacagaaaatataaatgtctcactgtttcagtttctttacaaCAAAGTGTACATAAGCCAGTATCATGTTTTTgcatatgaacaagtttattgttcgtcACTGaaacattgtgataaaataaataatccacatcagcaAACACAAAACCTTTAAATGggtgataagtatatttatgtgtttttttccagttagtatctcttaaaatatctttccatgCAGTAATTTCTTCAGTAGCATGGATGGAGTTCTGGTATATTAACTTAATCAGTTTTCTAACAGGATGATCATTTAAGTGGATAACATTTTCACCATCTGAATCACacatctcaaaaataaattttgttgtacCTGTAATTGTGGGAATCTCTCTTTCAACCAAGTCTTTCCATTCTTCTGGAATAGCATcatataactttttgtaatacTGTCTGACTTTCTGATACATCCTGACATAACTCAATAATAGTTTTCAAGGGAAGCCAACGAGGGACAAATTCGTAAGTGAAGTCCCTCAAGCAAATTAGTCCCaactaataaaatttttataaaagaacATGCTTAATCCCATAGTGGGAACAAAAACACTGAGAAACAGTGGTTGCCAGAGAAcaatttctgtgttatttgttaagATTCTACAACACTTAACAAGCATTTTACATTACTCTGatacttcacaataaaatgtAGGAACATTCATCATGTGTCGTGGGAGAATGTCACAATACAACACATAGTGCCGAGATTTAAATCACCATACTTGCCAAAAAGATGGGCAAAGAGGATAAACAgagatgtaaatgttataatcTGCTGATCTGAAGAACCATTTTAACCTAAAAGCCTCCTTTTTCATCTTTGTTTCTTAAATTGAAACCACctttgtctttcaaaatttcttaatgcACTTTATGTTCTCCACCATCCCATATAAACCGtaaaatatcttgtttaattgtCAGATAAGTCCTATTTTCCCCATCGGCAAGACCATCAGACAATACCAAACAGTACTGGAAGCTAACGAGTTCACAAACATAACTTTTCCTTTCAATGACAGACTCCGGTTCTCCAAGCAACCAATAAGAGTGTTATTGTCTGACAATACTTCCCAGTTCAGATCATGCATTTCTGCAACATTTGTATGGAACTGAATACCCAAAATTTTTAAAGGGCCATTTCCAATAGtcaatttacccatttttaattCCTGGTTATCAGCTAATGAGCCCAACCACATATCTTTACTTTTATCCCAGTTTACTTTGCTACCAGATGCCCATTCATAATAGTTACACGTTTCCTGTATGGCAATAAGAGAGTCAACGTCAGACAGTCATCTGAGTATCATCAGCATGCAAATACACCAGTGAAGTAGAAcagatattattgtatttgaGAGAAATACCTCGAATTTGTGGGTTATGTACCAAAGCTTCTCTGAAAGGTTCCACACAGAGAACATACAGTAATGCAGATAAAGGGCATCTCTGTCTTATCCCTCTAGAAACAATAAATTCCTTTGTCAGATATCCATTACATTTAACGAGACCAGTGATGTTGGTATAACATAATCTTATCCAACTGCAATAGTTGACACTGAAGCCCATTTGAGAAAGAACTGCAAACATGTATGAATGGTCAACTCTATCAAATGCTTGCATTTGATCAACATAGATTAGAATCCCACCCTCACACTCTAAATCCAAATATTCCATTGCAGAACGTAACGTCAGTGGAGTGGTAATGATATCCCAACTAGAAACACAACATGTCTGACCTATAGAAACGACACTAGTAATAACACGTGACAAACGCAAGGCCAGAACACGGGATTATTTTGTACGACAGAGACAGCAAAGTTGTGGGTATCCAGTTTTGTAATCTGGTATTGTTGCCTCCCTTAGGGAGCAAAACTATTAACCCTTTTCTCATAACTAGTAATAGCTGGTTTTGCGAGTGCATCTGATTTAACAACTTAACATAATTGTCCACAATTAGAGGAATAAAAATCTGGAAAAATTCTGTAGTGAAGCCATCGAGACTGGAGATTTACCACTCTTCATTCTTTTCAATGCAT of the Tachypleus tridentatus isolate NWPU-2018 chromosome 13, ASM421037v1, whole genome shotgun sequence genome contains:
- the LOC143236285 gene encoding uncharacterized protein LOC143236285; protein product: MILIKHLNILKISLKLKKVIIDFIQNREIFIESITKKYNKMIPQGSSLDPILWNLYIDGMLKLKSTNNANIQLKYLGIIIGMKLNCLLHLNFVKSKIVNVIQKLKKISRATWGLKPKVMKDIYILSIEKKITYGYEIWFENTERIKSKILQIQRIAILPIAKTCKTVASLTLNTLTGIPPLDIKLERNKNLEKFCSEAIETGDLPLFILFNAFNTSSDEMGALQSSRSTEDNFLVNLDTNVNQVSVNIAAFIEVPFKTLSYFPFSEEITTSDSVTMSDVISNDSSCLVFSTNDCTSGTSVIKTGDSTSV